Proteins encoded within one genomic window of Chelatococcus sp. HY11:
- a CDS encoding ABC transporter ATP-binding protein, producing MTDALLSIGGLEAWYGEAHVLHGVTLDVREGETVTLLGRNGAGKTSTLRAIMGMIGRRTGSIRHRGAETVHMPSHHIARRGLGYVPEERGIFASLTVAENLVLPPVVASGGMSIEAIYTLFPNLEERKGSQGTKLSGGEQQMLAIARILRTGARFILLDEPTEGLAPVIVQRIGEVIRTLKGQGYTILLVEQNFRFAQGVADRHYVMDEGRVVAHLTSAELPSRMDVLHTYLGV from the coding sequence ATGACGGACGCATTGCTCTCTATCGGCGGCCTCGAGGCCTGGTATGGCGAGGCCCATGTGCTGCATGGCGTCACGCTGGATGTGCGCGAGGGCGAGACGGTGACATTGCTCGGCCGCAACGGGGCGGGCAAGACGAGCACGCTGCGGGCCATCATGGGGATGATCGGGCGGCGCACGGGTTCCATTCGTCACCGAGGCGCCGAGACCGTCCATATGCCCTCGCATCACATCGCGCGCCGCGGCCTCGGTTATGTCCCTGAGGAACGCGGCATTTTCGCGAGCCTTACGGTCGCCGAGAACCTTGTCCTGCCGCCTGTGGTGGCGTCGGGCGGCATGTCGATCGAGGCCATCTACACCCTTTTCCCCAATCTGGAGGAGCGCAAGGGAAGCCAGGGAACAAAGCTGTCGGGTGGCGAGCAGCAGATGCTGGCCATCGCCCGCATCCTCCGCACCGGCGCGCGCTTCATCCTGCTCGACGAGCCGACAGAGGGGCTCGCGCCGGTCATCGTGCAGCGCATCGGTGAGGTCATTCGCACGCTGAAGGGCCAAGGCTATACCATCCTGCTCGTGGAGCAGAACTTCCGCTTCGCGCAGGGCGTGGCCGACCGCCACTATGTCATGGACGAAGGTCGCGTCGTCGCCCATCTCACCAGCGCCGAACTTCCGTCCAGGATGGATGTCCTGCACACCTATCTTGGAGTGTAG
- a CDS encoding ABC transporter ATP-binding protein — MSADFVLEAFSLRREFKGFVAVRDVNLKVRRGSVHALIGPNGAGKTTVFNLITKFLKPTSGRIVYDGTDITAEKPAQIARRGLVRSFQISATFPHLTVLQNVRVALQRKAGLATQLWLSERALTRLDGRARELIEAVNLQDYLHTEAAELSYGRKRALEFATTLALDPTVLLLDEPMAGMGHEDIDRIAELVQQAAVGRTILMVEHNLSVVSRLCDTISVLQRGEILAEGDYATVSADPRVREAYLGTEVA; from the coding sequence ATGAGCGCGGATTTCGTTCTGGAAGCCTTTAGTCTGCGTCGAGAATTCAAGGGTTTCGTTGCCGTCCGGGACGTGAATCTCAAGGTACGACGCGGATCGGTCCATGCTCTCATCGGTCCGAACGGTGCCGGCAAGACCACGGTCTTCAACCTCATCACGAAGTTTCTGAAGCCGACATCCGGCCGTATCGTCTACGACGGCACGGACATCACGGCGGAGAAACCGGCGCAGATCGCCCGACGCGGCCTTGTGCGCTCGTTTCAGATCTCGGCTACCTTCCCGCATCTCACGGTTCTCCAGAACGTGCGGGTGGCCCTGCAGCGCAAGGCAGGACTTGCCACGCAGCTCTGGCTTTCGGAGCGTGCGCTCACGCGGCTCGATGGCCGTGCCCGCGAGCTGATCGAAGCAGTGAACCTGCAGGACTATCTCCACACCGAGGCGGCCGAGTTGTCCTACGGGCGCAAGCGGGCGCTTGAATTCGCGACGACGCTCGCCCTTGACCCAACGGTTCTCCTTCTTGACGAGCCGATGGCGGGCATGGGGCATGAGGACATCGACCGCATCGCCGAGCTTGTGCAGCAGGCCGCGGTTGGCCGAACCATCCTGATGGTCGAACACAATCTCTCGGTTGTCTCGCGGCTCTGCGATACCATAAGCGTGCTCCAGCGCGGCGAGATCCTGGCTGAGGGCGATTATGCGACCGTCTCCGCGGACCCCCGTGTGCGTGAGGCTTACCTCGGCACGGAGGTGGCGTGA
- a CDS encoding ABC transporter substrate-binding protein, with the protein MGRLAEKLFTKRLSTWNLMAACAVAALSPAAWAQAPTSVKIGVLNDQSGVYADFGGKGSVEAARMAVEDMKPELGDLKVEIVSADHQNKPDIASNIARQWYDVDGVDMITELTTSSVALAVQDITREKKKINMVVGAATAALTGAMCSPYGFHWAYDTRSLAVGTGGEVVKGGGDSWFFLTADYAFGHQLEKDTSDIVKQSGGKVLGAVRHPLNTSDFSSFLLQAQASGAKIVGLANAGLDTTNSIKQAAEFGLVAGGQRLAGMLFTLAEVHGLGLQAAQGLVLTEGFYWDKDDKSRAFAKRYLERTGHMPNMIHAGTYSTVVNYLKAVKAAGTKDADAVARKIRETPVDDNFAKGKVLANGRFIHDMYLFQVKAPNESKGPWDYYKLLGTIPGEKAFFTVEESGCKLGG; encoded by the coding sequence ATGGGGCGTTTGGCCGAGAAGCTCTTCACCAAGAGGCTCTCTACGTGGAATCTCATGGCGGCATGCGCGGTGGCCGCGTTGTCGCCGGCGGCGTGGGCGCAGGCCCCCACAAGCGTCAAGATCGGGGTTTTGAACGACCAATCCGGTGTCTATGCGGACTTCGGCGGCAAGGGATCTGTCGAAGCGGCCAGGATGGCTGTCGAGGATATGAAGCCCGAGCTCGGCGACCTCAAGGTCGAGATCGTCTCCGCCGACCACCAGAACAAGCCGGATATCGCATCGAATATTGCGCGGCAGTGGTATGATGTCGATGGTGTCGACATGATCACGGAGCTGACGACGTCGTCGGTCGCGCTCGCGGTCCAGGACATCACCCGCGAGAAGAAGAAGATCAACATGGTGGTCGGGGCCGCGACCGCCGCGCTCACCGGTGCGATGTGCTCGCCCTATGGCTTTCACTGGGCCTATGACACGCGTTCCCTGGCGGTGGGCACGGGCGGCGAGGTGGTGAAAGGGGGCGGCGACAGCTGGTTCTTCCTGACGGCTGACTATGCCTTCGGTCATCAGCTGGAAAAGGACACCAGCGACATCGTCAAGCAGTCGGGCGGCAAGGTTCTCGGCGCGGTGCGCCACCCTCTCAATACCTCCGATTTCTCGTCCTTCCTGCTGCAGGCGCAGGCCTCCGGCGCCAAGATCGTCGGCCTCGCCAATGCCGGTCTCGATACGACGAATTCCATCAAGCAGGCGGCGGAGTTCGGCCTGGTCGCCGGTGGCCAGCGTCTGGCCGGCATGCTTTTCACGCTGGCAGAGGTTCATGGCCTCGGACTGCAGGCCGCGCAGGGTCTGGTGCTGACGGAAGGCTTCTACTGGGACAAGGATGACAAAAGTCGCGCCTTCGCGAAGCGTTATCTCGAGCGCACGGGCCATATGCCGAACATGATCCATGCCGGCACTTATTCGACCGTCGTCAACTACCTCAAAGCCGTCAAGGCGGCGGGAACGAAGGATGCGGACGCGGTTGCCCGCAAGATCCGCGAGACCCCGGTGGACGACAATTTTGCGAAGGGCAAAGTGCTCGCCAACGGCCGCTTCATCCACGACATGTATCTTTTCCAGGTCAAGGCGCCGAACGAGTCGAAGGGGCCGTGGGATTACTACAAGTTGCTAGGCACGATCCCCGGTGAGAAAGCCTTCTTCACGGTTGAAGAGTCGGGCTGCAAGCTCGGCGGTTAA
- a CDS encoding VirK family protein, with protein MRLLRLFVLVNAPLVLGIVPVKPACAKEMRYEQFRKALTRGAIPAVVIDFAKCQDAKGGGGPSFVGVLRFRAYNLTGAYIASSDTHLFEAADGSMKLEYIRARFKPDDSVELTLKRMNPATYNAESLTSRYRCNLRDGSVLLRVEGS; from the coding sequence ATGCGACTGTTGCGCTTGTTTGTTCTGGTGAATGCTCCTTTGGTTCTGGGGATTGTACCCGTAAAACCGGCATGTGCCAAGGAGATGAGGTACGAGCAGTTTCGCAAGGCGCTCACGCGGGGAGCAATCCCGGCCGTTGTTATCGATTTTGCCAAGTGCCAGGATGCGAAAGGCGGTGGCGGTCCCTCATTCGTGGGGGTGCTCCGCTTTCGCGCTTACAATTTAACGGGCGCGTACATCGCAAGTTCGGATACGCATCTCTTTGAGGCGGCGGACGGCTCCATGAAACTCGAATACATCCGGGCACGCTTCAAACCTGACGACAGCGTTGAGCTGACCCTTAAACGCATGAATCCCGCGACCTACAACGCCGAATCCTTGACTTCACGCTACCGCTGCAACCTCCGAGATGGTTCGGTGTTGTTGAGGGTTGAGGGGAGTTGA
- a CDS encoding ectonucleotide pyrophosphatase/phosphodiesterase, with product MAHDGKPMVDRVIVTVFDGLRPDLVSPGLTPNILRVAARGTWFREARSVFPSVTRVATTSIATGAPPTVHGIVGNAFYHPEVLPDDIFLTGDIDHIRRAESHHGGRMVNVDTLGDVLARAGRRLAVVHTGSAGAAHFINPRARANGHWTFSMHGPESTQTPEAVHEAMASVGPLPKRELPRLGEMRYAATLMVDHVLPKLQPDVAIVWFNEPDTTFHYKGLGSPEARAGLAEADRALGEILDWVESQPDRDRVAVIVASDHGQISTGAIQPLFADAIGAGFKVNMAHDISEAMLTVTGGISGEIRLRGKDEAMVGRMARWLMEQPLVGHVFSRAHNDVEGEIAGTLSLDLIGNGHLRQPDLMFILRSDMSEDQFGLPGLGTMTPGDVPLGGGMHGGINPHELNTVLIVGAETGEGRGVQTATPAGIIDITPTVLGLIGIAPASTMRGRDLTRAVTGEPQITRFSAGDGGFVQHVDMVEHAGRRFILGGGH from the coding sequence ATGGCGCATGACGGCAAGCCGATGGTCGACCGCGTGATCGTGACAGTATTCGACGGCCTGCGTCCGGATCTGGTTTCCCCCGGGCTCACGCCGAACATCCTGCGTGTCGCAGCCCGAGGCACATGGTTCCGCGAGGCACGCAGCGTCTTTCCGTCGGTGACGCGCGTGGCGACGACCTCCATCGCGACTGGCGCGCCTCCAACGGTGCACGGCATCGTCGGCAACGCCTTCTATCATCCCGAAGTGCTGCCGGACGATATTTTTCTGACCGGCGACATCGACCACATCCGCCGCGCCGAGAGCCATCACGGCGGACGCATGGTGAATGTGGATACGCTGGGCGATGTGCTGGCGAGGGCTGGCCGTCGTCTCGCCGTCGTGCATACCGGGTCGGCGGGCGCGGCGCATTTCATCAACCCACGCGCCAGGGCCAATGGCCATTGGACCTTCTCGATGCACGGACCGGAGAGCACGCAGACACCCGAAGCGGTCCATGAGGCGATGGCGTCTGTCGGCCCACTTCCGAAACGCGAGCTGCCGCGGCTCGGCGAGATGCGCTACGCGGCGACGCTTATGGTGGACCATGTCCTCCCGAAGCTGCAGCCCGATGTTGCCATCGTGTGGTTCAACGAGCCCGATACGACCTTTCATTACAAGGGGTTGGGATCGCCGGAAGCCAGGGCGGGCCTCGCGGAAGCCGACCGGGCACTGGGTGAGATCCTCGATTGGGTCGAGAGCCAGCCGGACCGCGACCGCGTCGCCGTCATCGTGGCGTCGGACCACGGCCAGATTTCGACGGGCGCCATTCAGCCGCTCTTCGCCGATGCGATCGGGGCCGGCTTCAAGGTCAATATGGCGCATGACATCAGCGAGGCCATGCTGACCGTGACCGGCGGCATCAGCGGCGAGATCCGGCTGCGCGGTAAAGATGAGGCGATGGTCGGCCGCATGGCGCGCTGGCTCATGGAACAACCGCTTGTCGGCCATGTCTTCTCGCGCGCGCACAACGATGTCGAGGGTGAGATAGCGGGCACCCTGTCGCTCGACCTCATAGGCAACGGACATCTACGTCAGCCCGACCTCATGTTCATCCTGCGTTCCGATATGTCGGAGGATCAGTTCGGGCTGCCCGGGCTCGGTACGATGACGCCCGGCGATGTGCCGCTCGGCGGCGGCATGCATGGCGGCATCAACCCCCATGAGCTGAATACCGTGCTGATCGTCGGCGCCGAGACCGGAGAAGGCCGCGGCGTGCAGACGGCCACGCCGGCGGGGATCATCGACATCACGCCGACGGTTCTCGGGCTCATCGGTATAGCACCCGCCTCGACCATGCGCGGTCGCGACCTGACGCGCGCGGTAACGGGGGAACCACAAATCACACGGTTTTCGGCCGGCGATGGTGGCTTCGTCCAGCATGTCGACATGGTGGAGCACGCTGGCCGGCGCTTCATCCTGGGCGGGGGGCACTAA
- a CDS encoding oligopeptide/dipeptide ABC transporter ATP-binding protein — MSALLNVRDLARQYQVTGDRGEKRWLHAVDGVNFTLDAGRTLGVVGESGCGKSTTAKLVLGLLPATRGRITFAGETVSATRDAQWRALRRRMQMVHQDPLAALDRRLTVGEQVVEPLVIHDLVGGTQARREKALALFDAVGLRAAMFERYPHELSGGQRQRVVLARALVLNPQLVVCDEPISALDVSVAAQVINLLQDLQQHFGMGYLFISHDLKVVRQIADEVAVMYLGRIVEQGAPDDLFHTPAHPYTEALVSAVPTVGRRDRQRIVLKGDPPNPVDRPAGCAFHPRCPRATAVCRSETPPLRRVADGRLAACHLVPAVSSQSVAA, encoded by the coding sequence GTGAGCGCCCTCCTGAACGTGCGCGATCTGGCGCGACAGTACCAGGTCACCGGTGATCGCGGCGAGAAGCGCTGGCTGCACGCGGTTGATGGCGTCAACTTCACGCTTGATGCGGGGCGGACGCTCGGTGTGGTCGGCGAGTCCGGCTGTGGCAAGTCGACGACGGCAAAGCTCGTACTTGGCCTTCTGCCGGCGACGCGCGGCCGCATCACATTCGCGGGTGAGACTGTCTCGGCGACGCGCGACGCTCAGTGGCGCGCCTTGCGGCGGCGGATGCAGATGGTTCACCAGGACCCGCTGGCGGCGCTCGACCGGCGTCTCACCGTGGGCGAGCAGGTGGTGGAGCCGCTGGTCATCCATGATCTGGTAGGAGGCACGCAGGCGCGGCGGGAGAAGGCGCTCGCGCTGTTTGACGCAGTCGGCCTGCGGGCGGCGATGTTCGAGCGCTATCCTCATGAACTGTCGGGTGGCCAGCGGCAGCGTGTCGTCCTGGCACGGGCCCTGGTGCTCAATCCCCAGCTGGTCGTCTGTGATGAGCCGATCTCGGCACTCGATGTGTCCGTCGCGGCGCAGGTCATCAATCTGCTGCAGGATCTTCAGCAGCATTTCGGCATGGGGTATCTCTTCATCAGCCATGACCTCAAGGTCGTGCGGCAGATCGCCGACGAGGTGGCGGTGATGTATCTCGGCCGGATCGTCGAGCAGGGAGCGCCTGACGATCTTTTCCATACCCCTGCGCACCCCTATACCGAGGCGCTCGTCTCGGCCGTGCCGACCGTGGGACGGCGCGATCGCCAGCGCATCGTCCTGAAGGGTGATCCGCCCAATCCTGTCGATCGCCCGGCGGGCTGCGCTTTTCATCCACGTTGCCCGCGCGCGACCGCCGTCTGCCGGAGTGAAACGCCGCCGCTTCGGCGTGTCGCCGATGGACGGCTGGCCGCCTGCCATCTCGTGCCGGCTGTTTCATCCCAGTCCGTTGCTGCATAA
- a CDS encoding ABC transporter ATP-binding protein, whose product MVHPPAGSAAAAPLLSLEDFTVSFLHDGGRTHVVHGIDLTLQRGEALGIVGESGCGKSVTWLAALRLLGKRAVTSGRVLLNGRDMCAFSERDMADVRGGRIGVIFQDPTSCLNPVLSIGAQIGEALRLHRGLTGKAAQREALRLLDRVGIADAPRRLRQYAHELSGGMNQRVMIAIALAGEPDVLVADEPTTALDATIQAQILDLIRDIRRDTGMGLVLISHDLGVIADLCDRVAVMYAGRVVETAATDDLLGSPRHPYTRGLMAALPSLEGPRVRLTPVGGTVPSPDAMPPGCAFAPRCGHAQTECNGQVPSLRPAGQRHLSACLRLDALGREWERKARRPDPVLQDLGQLDGHERRELSA is encoded by the coding sequence TTGGTGCATCCGCCTGCCGGGTCTGCTGCCGCTGCGCCGTTGCTTTCACTTGAGGACTTCACGGTCTCCTTCCTCCATGATGGAGGTCGTACCCACGTGGTGCATGGCATAGACCTGACGCTCCAGCGCGGTGAGGCGCTCGGTATTGTCGGAGAATCGGGCTGCGGAAAGAGCGTGACCTGGCTCGCGGCGCTTCGCCTTCTCGGCAAGCGCGCGGTGACGTCTGGTCGTGTGCTCCTCAATGGCCGGGACATGTGCGCGTTCAGCGAGCGCGACATGGCGGATGTCAGGGGCGGCCGTATCGGCGTGATATTCCAGGACCCGACAAGCTGCCTCAACCCTGTGCTCAGCATAGGCGCGCAGATCGGCGAGGCGCTGCGCCTGCATCGCGGGCTGACCGGCAAGGCGGCCCAACGTGAGGCGCTCCGCCTGCTCGACCGGGTCGGCATCGCCGATGCGCCGCGCCGCCTGCGCCAATACGCGCATGAGTTGTCAGGCGGCATGAACCAGCGTGTCATGATTGCGATCGCGTTGGCCGGGGAGCCGGATGTGCTCGTTGCCGACGAGCCGACCACGGCGCTCGATGCGACCATCCAGGCGCAGATTCTCGACCTCATCCGCGATATCCGGCGCGACACCGGCATGGGGCTGGTGCTGATTTCCCACGACCTTGGTGTCATCGCCGATCTCTGCGACCGCGTGGCCGTGATGTATGCGGGGCGTGTGGTCGAGACGGCGGCGACCGATGATCTGCTCGGCTCGCCGCGTCACCCCTATACGCGAGGACTGATGGCCGCGCTGCCCTCCCTGGAGGGGCCGCGTGTGCGGCTGACACCGGTGGGGGGCACGGTGCCCTCGCCGGATGCGATGCCGCCAGGCTGCGCCTTCGCGCCGCGATGCGGCCACGCGCAGACGGAATGCAATGGCCAGGTGCCCTCGCTGCGGCCAGCCGGCCAGCGCCATCTGTCGGCCTGCCTGAGGCTTGATGCCCTGGGTCGGGAATGGGAGCGTAAGGCAAGGCGGCCCGATCCCGTCCTGCAGGATCTCGGACAGCTGGACGGCCATGAGCGCAGGGAATTATCCGCGTGA
- a CDS encoding ABC transporter permease, with the protein MTGFILRRLAQLIPVLLIASFAIWAMIFAVPGGPIGMMVGENATAEEIAAATRKLGLDRPIPVQYFNWLVNALRGDFGQSIHSHDPVTKLIGERLPATLQLALVAILVALVIGIPVAIAGAVKEGSWIDRLLNSWNALALGVPTFWLGILLILLFSVELRWLPSASRYIPLWEDPVQALRSLILPGLTLGLYVSGILARFLKASLVSEARADYVRTARAKGVSERHIVGYHIMQNALLPFITIVGLMVANFIGGAVVTEAVFTYPGLGRLLIQAISTRDYPLIQGCIVVILVIYMAISLIVDILYAVIDPRIEYR; encoded by the coding sequence ATGACGGGCTTTATCCTGCGTCGGCTGGCGCAACTCATCCCGGTGCTTCTGATCGCGTCCTTCGCGATCTGGGCCATGATCTTCGCAGTGCCCGGCGGCCCCATCGGCATGATGGTGGGCGAGAACGCGACAGCGGAGGAAATCGCCGCCGCGACCCGGAAGCTTGGCCTCGATCGACCCATTCCCGTCCAGTATTTCAACTGGCTGGTGAATGCGCTGCGCGGAGATTTCGGCCAGTCCATCCACAGCCACGACCCGGTGACCAAGCTGATCGGCGAACGATTGCCGGCGACGCTGCAATTGGCATTGGTCGCCATTCTCGTGGCCCTTGTCATCGGTATTCCGGTGGCCATCGCCGGGGCGGTGAAGGAAGGCTCCTGGATCGACCGCCTGTTGAATAGCTGGAATGCGCTCGCGCTCGGGGTGCCGACCTTCTGGCTCGGCATCCTGCTCATCCTTCTGTTCTCAGTGGAGTTGCGCTGGCTGCCGTCGGCGTCGCGCTACATCCCTCTCTGGGAGGATCCCGTTCAGGCGCTCCGCAGCCTGATCCTGCCGGGCCTCACGCTGGGCCTGTATGTCTCCGGCATTCTGGCGCGGTTCCTCAAGGCATCGCTCGTCAGCGAGGCCCGGGCCGACTATGTCCGCACGGCGCGCGCCAAGGGCGTCTCGGAGCGTCACATCGTCGGATATCACATCATGCAGAACGCGCTGCTGCCCTTCATCACGATCGTCGGCCTGATGGTGGCGAATTTCATTGGCGGCGCCGTCGTTACCGAGGCCGTGTTCACCTATCCGGGTCTCGGCCGGCTCCTGATCCAAGCCATCAGCACGCGTGACTACCCGCTGATCCAGGGGTGCATCGTCGTGATTCTGGTGATCTATATGGCGATCAGTCTGATCGTCGATATCCTCTACGCGGTCATTGATCCCCGTATCGAATACCGCTGA
- a CDS encoding ABC transporter permease, producing MTIEHGTSAGRRWRSLPPLGLALSIGFLAVVVFGAVFADVLPINPLAQNVVDSLQPPSSRHWFGTDELGRDIMARVVFGARTSLITAAGAVVIAALIGVPIGLIAGYFGGWRDTVLMRLIDVLMALPNILFAMALIAVLGRSQTAALVAVGVAGIPSFARIARAQVLTLRQLDFVSAVRGFGCSSSYIMFRTILPNALSPLMVQVIVLSSVAILLEAALAFLGVGVPPPTPSWGEMLRTGKSYLYEAPYYAVLPGLVLTLTILSFDTIGKELSMVLDPRSSAGTPAELERAKP from the coding sequence ATGACGATCGAGCACGGCACGTCCGCCGGGCGGAGGTGGCGGTCGCTGCCACCTCTCGGCCTGGCTCTCAGCATCGGCTTCCTCGCCGTCGTCGTCTTCGGCGCGGTCTTCGCCGATGTTCTGCCCATCAATCCTCTCGCCCAGAACGTCGTTGACTCGTTGCAGCCGCCATCGAGTCGTCATTGGTTCGGCACTGACGAACTCGGTCGCGATATCATGGCGCGGGTGGTCTTTGGCGCTCGCACATCATTGATTACCGCCGCAGGCGCAGTTGTGATCGCAGCGCTTATCGGGGTGCCGATCGGCCTCATCGCCGGTTATTTCGGCGGATGGCGCGACACGGTCCTGATGCGCCTGATTGACGTGTTGATGGCCCTGCCGAACATCCTGTTCGCCATGGCGCTGATCGCCGTGCTCGGCCGCAGCCAGACCGCCGCGCTGGTCGCCGTGGGCGTCGCGGGCATTCCGAGCTTCGCGCGCATCGCCCGCGCGCAAGTGCTGACCCTGCGCCAGCTCGATTTCGTCTCGGCGGTGCGTGGTTTCGGCTGCTCATCCAGCTACATCATGTTCCGCACGATCCTGCCGAATGCTTTGAGCCCGCTGATGGTGCAAGTGATCGTTCTGTCGTCGGTCGCCATTCTGCTGGAAGCAGCGCTTGCCTTCCTCGGGGTAGGTGTGCCCCCTCCAACGCCAAGCTGGGGCGAGATGTTGCGTACGGGCAAGTCCTATCTCTATGAAGCGCCTTATTACGCTGTTCTCCCGGGCCTCGTTCTCACGCTCACCATCCTCTCCTTCGACACGATAGGGAAAGAGCTGTCGATGGTCCTCGATCCCCGTTCGAGCGCTGGGACGCCCGCAGAGCTCGAGCGAGCCAAGCCATGA